The Vicia villosa cultivar HV-30 ecotype Madison, WI unplaced genomic scaffold, Vvil1.0 ctg.001359F_1_1, whole genome shotgun sequence genome contains a region encoding:
- the LOC131634814 gene encoding extra-large guanine nucleotide-binding protein 1-like: protein MVSFLKKLRTSSVPPMETEDSINSSNFEYSFAVVYTGPPLDHSIPEIPTFKVDQVPIASIAPSLSHDFKVPVIQPLGKLHHKNKLKHKRATSDSTVYPNLDSHVVEIEASESDVHVHVHVDLNEYENGVVDDVPTNSDTTESGSGSGLGFRTSEICSISEEEEEEIVKTKHVKQPSAVTFCDPDSNCVVEIESDEYFDSRNVSVPVKPHAIRPAKKGSCYRCLKGNSLTEREVCIVCNAKYCRYCVIKAMGDMPEGRKCVGCIGYGIDESKRRKLGKCSRMMKQLWSENIDQIMEYERLCEANQIPPELIQVNSQRLNQEQLKLLLHCAHPPKDLKPGSYWYDKASGFWGKKGQPPCEIISPQLDVGGRLEQNASDGNTNVMINDRVITKKEMLILKMAGVPCEGTPHFWVSPDGSYREEGQKNDRGRIWEKVGTKVACAILSLPVPSKSASLNDEVETAKKLSLHKKGLQNILLVGCVNSGACTIFKQAKLLYNAPFSENELQNIKLVIQSNLFTYLGILLEAREGFEEESLRENRKRLPSDESTSSGENVDTTTPYSIGQRLKGFSDWLLKCMLSGNMDAIFPAAIREYGPMVEDLWRNEAIQATYNRRNELKTLPRSANYFLDRAIEISKIDYEPSDMDILYAEGMSLPNSLTSMEFSFPKSSREESLHPDYQHDSSLRYQLIRVHPNSLGVNCKWLEMFEDTDVVLFSVSLTDYDEYIVDSKGVSTNKMLVSKNLFENIIDHPTFKKKKFVLILTKFDLLEEKIEHVPLKKCEWFSDFNPVTSHGKRRSGNGNIGTMPSLAQSAFQYIATKFKRLFHSFTERILFVSLVTGLEPDTIDEALRYGRGVIEWEKWDPSIVNEKSEVTSTSVDEASSS, encoded by the exons ATGGTTTCTTTTCTGAAAAAGTTAAGAACTTCTTCTGTTCCTCCTATGGAAACAGAAGATAGCATTAATAGTAGTAACTTTGAATATTCTTTTGCTGTTGTTTACACTGGTCCTCCTCTTGATCATTCAATCCCTGAAATACCTACTTTCAAAGTTGATCAAGTTCCAATTGCTTCCATAGCTCCTTCTCTTTCTCATGATTTCAAAGTACCTGTTATTCAACCACTTGGTAAACTTCATCACAAGAATAAGCTCAAACACAAAAGAGCCACTTCAGATTCTACTGTTTATCCTAATTTAGATTCTCATGTAGTTGAAATTGAAGCATCAGAAAGTGATGTTCATGTTCATGTTCATGTTGATTTGAATGAGTATGAGAATGGAGTTGTTGATGATGTTCCTACAAATTCTGATACAACAGAATCAGGTTCTGGTTCTGGTTTAGGGTTTAGGACTTCTGAGATTTGTTCAataagtgaagaagaagaagaagaaatagttAAAACAAAACATGTTAAACAGCCCTCGGCGGTCACATTCTGCGACCCCGACTCAAATTGCGTGGTGGAAATCGAAAGTGACGAGTATTTTGATTCTCGCAATGTAAGTGTACCTGTGAAGCCACATGCAATTAGACCAGCAAAAAAAGGGTCTTGTTATAGGTGTCTTAAAGGGAATAGTTTAACTGAGAGAGAGGTTTGTATTGTTTGTAATGCAAAGTATTGTAGATATTGTGTGATAAAAGCAATGGGAGATATGCCGGAAGGAAGGAAATGTGTTGGTTGCATTGGTTATGGAATTGATGAGAGTAAAAGAAGGAAGCTTGGTAAATGTTCTAGGATGATGAAACAGTTGTGGTCTGAGAATATAGATCAAATTATGGAATATGAAAGGCTTTGTGAAGCTAATCAAATTCCACCCGAGCTTATTCAAGTTAACTCGCAAAGACTTAATCAAGAACAACTTAAGTTGTTGCTTCATTGTGCTCATCCTCCGAAAGATCTTAAACCGGGATCTTATTGGTATGATAAAGCTTCTGGATTTTGGGGAAAG AAAGGTCAACCACCTTGTGAAATTATCAGCCCCCAGTTGGACGTTGGCGGTCGTTTGGAGCAAAATGCAAGCGACGGAAACACAAACGTGATGATAAATGATCGTGTGATTACTAAAAAAGAGATGTTGATACTAAAG ATGGCAGGAGTACCATGTGAAGGAACTCCACACTTTTGGGTTAGTCCTGATGGATCGTACCGCGAAGAAGGACAAAAGAACGACAGGGGACGCATATGGGAAAAG GTTGGAACAAAGGTTGCTTGTGCTATTCTGTCACTGCCAGTTCCTTCAAAATCTGCGTCTCTTAATGATGAAGTTGAAACAGCTAAGAAACTCAGCCTTCATAAGAAAGGACTTCAAAATATTTTACTCGTCGGCTGTGTCAACTCTGGAGCATGCACTATATTTAAACAG gccaagcttttatataatgcTCCTTTCTCCGAAAACGAGCTTCAAAATATCAAGTTGGTGATTCAAAGCAACCTGTTTACCTACCTTGGTATACTCCTGGAGGCGCGCGAGGGTTTCGAAGAAGAGAGTTTGCGAGAAAATAGGAAAAGATTGCCTTCTGATGAATCCACATCATCAGGCGAAAATGTTGATACAACAACACCCTATTCAATTGGCCAAAGACTGAAAGGTTTCTCCGATTGGTTACTCAAATGCATGCTGTCAGGTAACATGGATGCAATATTTCCTGCTGCAATACGCGAATACGGGCCAATGGTAGAGGATTTGTGGAGGAACGAGGCGATTCAGGCGACATACAACAGGAGAAACGAACTAAAAACGCTACCTAGAAGCGCTAACTATTTTCTAGACAGG GCTATTGAAATTTCCAAAATAGATTATGAACCCTCTGATATGGACATCTTATATGCCGAGGGGATGTCATTACCCAACAGCCTCACATCAATGGAGTTTTCATTTCCAAAGTCAAGCAGAGAGGAGTCTTTGCATCCCGATTATCAACACGATTCTTCTCTCAG ATATCAACTCATCAGAGTACATCCTAATAGTCTGGGAGTAAACTGCAAGTGGTTGGAGATGTTCGAAGACACCGATGTCGTTTTATTCTCTGTCTCCTTAACCGACTATGACGAGTACATTGTAGACAGCAAAGGAGTTTCTACAAACAAAATGTTGGTATCGAAAAACCTATTTGAAAACATCATCGATCATCCAACTTTCAAGAAGAAGAAATTTGTTTTGATACTCACCAAATTTGATCTTCTAGAGGAAAAGATTGAACATGTTCCACTAAAAAAGTGTGAATGGTTTTCTGACTTCAATCCAGTTACAAGCCACGGTAAAAGAAGAAGTGGTAATGGTAACATTGGAACTATGCCATCATTGGCTCAAAGTGCTTTTCAATACATTGCTACCAAGTTTAAGAGATTGTTCCATTCTTTCACAGAAAGAATTCTATTTGTTTCTTTGGTCACTGGATTGGAACCTGATACGATTGATGAAGCTCTTAGATATGGTAGAGGTGTTATAGAATGGGAAAAATGGGATCCTTCTATTGTTAATGAGAAATCTGAGGTAACTTCAACAAGTGTTGATGAGGCAAGTTCTTCATAA
- the LOC131634822 gene encoding uncharacterized protein LOC131634822, with protein MELVDLPTIGGKFTWFKSNGKAMSRLDRFLLSECFIEDKKVDGQYIGERDVSDHAPIWLKNNRKDWGPKPFKFNNLWLNHEGFDNFVEEEWNNLVVKGRGDYCLVEKLKILKSRISWWNKTVYGWIDLKIDIDVKEMHALDNLFVHFAGFFKEEICTRPEPHGIDLKVLPLGDSLDLEKPFSEKEIKEAIWSCDGNKSPGPDGFSLEFFKRFWFLLKEDLMKLCNDFFSKGTLVKAISSSFLALIPKKKNPQGLSEYRPICLVGSIYKILAKILAARIRGVLDKVISTNQTAFVPGRSMMDGVLMVNEILDWAKRKKKGCLLLKVDFEKAYDSISWNYLRWIMRRMGFGKKWMNWMESCIFSSHMSVLVNGSATKEFKVHRGLRQGDPISPFLFVIAMEGLSALMRKSIEVGDFQPFKYGEDDFVDILQFADDTVIIGEPTSDNLWSMKVILRGFELVSGLKINFHKSNFFGTNIGDWLYSSATSFLSCKKGSFPFKFLGIWVGERANKTKVWKDVVNNIKARLSVWKGRNISIGGRVTLIGSVLNAIPIFTLSFYKAPSKIIKEIRGLLSNFLWNGNANKRSIHWVKWENVCKPKEKGGLGIRDVGDINRALLLKWKWRILKEDNAIWSRFLLLRYHNPKFKVLASCGDVLNRGDSSWWRDIILNDFKEENSVEGFTDWINCECKNGKNILFWHSCWLGDQTLRDLLPHLFDISTNKLCKVSDIISWNNGVFSWNINDLFGMDGVSILNLSSLSSDQNGIISDVATQLRDLKASLERFTPINSENDVFHWKLNPSGVFSVASVTSLVSNAKDNAWPIHTIKLLEKMWKSKVPKMVHIFSWGFFIDRLPLKDLLLHRGVSNFTSLDCVLCSNHPESSLHLFFHCNVSKAVWGKVYNWLGEDVEFNLDEFKSFGSIQEKVKNHNIRIKLNSIWLAIIWCIWLMRNAIIFENASFSFETVISNIMFFSWRWLGGSVPIFRTHFYDWYKLPLNCFNSL; from the exons ATGGAGTTGGTGGATCTTCCCACAATAGGCGGTAAGTTTACTTGGTTCAAAAGCAACGGGAAGGCAATGAGTAGGCTTGATAGATTTCTTCTATCCGAGTGCTTCATTGAAGATAAGAAGGTGGATGGCCAATATATAGGAGAGAGGGATGTGTCGGATCATGCACCCATTTGGTTGAAAAACAATAGGAAGGATTGGGGTCCTAAGCCATTTAAGTTTAACAACTTATGGCTAAATCATGAGGGGTTTGATAATTTTGTTGAAGAGGAGTGGAACAATCTTGTTGTTAAAGGGAGAGGGGACTATTGCTTGGTTGAAAAGTTGAAAATCCTTAAAAGTCGGATCTCATGGTGGAACAAAACGGTTTATGGTTGGATTGACCTCAAGATCGACATAGACGTGAAAGAGATGCATGCTCTAGATAacttgtttgttcattttgcag GATTCTTTAAAGAGGAGATTTGTACTAGACCGGAACCGCATGGTATCGATTTGAAAGTGCTTCCTTTAGGGGACTCTTTGGACCTTGAAAAACCTTTTTCCGAGAAAGAGATCAAGGAGGCTATTTGGTCGTGTGACGGGAACAAAAGTCCGGGGCCGGACGGTTTTTCTTTggagttctttaaaagatttTGGTTTCTTCTCAAAGAAGATTTGATGAAGTTATGCAATGATTTCTTCTCAAAAGGTACGCTTGTCAAAGCTATTTCTTCTTCATTTCTTGCGCTTATTCCTAAAAAGAAGAATCCTCAAGGTTTGTCCGAGTACCGCCCTATTTGTCTAGTGGGGAGTATTTACAAGATTCTTGCAAAGATTTTGGCGGCTAGAATAAGGGGTGTTTTAGATAAAGTGATTTCTACCAATCAAACCGCCTTTGTTCCGGGTAGGAGTATGATGGATGGAGTCTTAATGGTTAACGAGATTCTTGATTGGGCTAAAAGGAAAAAGAAGGGGTGTCTCTTACTcaaggtggattttgaaaaggcgtATGATTCTATTTCTTGGAATTACCTTAGATGGATAATGAGAAGAATGGGGTTTGGGAAGAAATGGATGAATTGGATGGAATCTTGCATTTTCTCTAGTCATATGTCCGTTTTGGTGAATGGTAGTGCCACTAAAGAGTTTAAAGTTCATCGTGGTCTTCGTCAAGGCGATCCaatttctccttttctctttgttaTAGCTATGGAAGGCCTTAGTGCTCTCATGAGGAAATCAATAGAGGTGGGGGATTTCCAACCTTTCAAATATGGtgaagatgactttgtggacattctccaatttgcggacgacactgTAATTATTGGAGAACCTACAAGTGACAATCTTTGGAGCATGAAAGTGATTTTGAGAGGTTTTGAGTTGGTATCCGGATTGAAAATTAACTTCCACAAAAGCAATTTCTTTGGCACTAACATTGGAGATTGGCTCTATTCTTCGGCCACTTCTTTCTTATCTTGCAAAAAGGGATCATTCCCCTTTAAATTCCTTGGAATTTGGGTTGGAGAAAGAGCTAACAAGACGAAGGTGTGGAAGGATGTGGTTAACAACATAAAAGCAAGATTGTCGGTGTGGAAGGGGAGAAACATTTCTATAGGTGGAAGGGTGACTCTCATTGGGTCGGTGCTTAACGCAATCCCAATTTTCACCCTTTCTTTTTATAAAGCTCCGAGCAAGATTATCAAAGAGATTAGAGGTCTTCTTAGTAATTTTTTGTGGAATGGGAATGCAAACAAAAGAAGtattcattgggtgaagtgggagaaTGTTTGCAAACCTAAGGAGAAAGGTGGTTTAGGGATTAGAGATGTTGGTGACATTAATAGAGCTCTTCTTCTCAAATGGAAATGGAGGATATTGAAGGAGGATAATGCTATTTGGAGTAGATTTCTATTATTGAGATACCATAATCCGAAATTCAAAGTGCTAGCTTCTTGTGGGGATGTTCTAAATCGGGGTGATTCTAGTTGGTGGAGAGATATCATCCTTAATGATTTTAAAGAGGAGAATAGTGTTGAAGGCTTTACCGATTGGATTAATTGTGAGTGCAAGAATGGTAAAAACATTCTcttttggcatagttgttggttgggCGATCAAACTCTTCGCGATCTTTTACCTCATTTGTTCGATATCTCAACCAATAAACTTTGCAAGGTTAGCGATATTATTTCTTGGAATAATGGTGTCTTTTCTTGGAATATCAATGACCTCTTCGGCATGGATGGAGTGTCCATCTTAAACTTGTCATCCCTCTCTTCCGATCAAAACGGTATCATCTCGGATGTGGCTACTCAATTGAGGGACTTAAAAGCTTCTTTGGAGAGATTCACTCCGATCAATTCGGAAAATGACGTTTTTCATTGGAAACTTAATCCCTCCGGTGTTTTCTCGGTTGCAAGTGTGACTAGTTTGGTTTCTAATGCTAAAGACAATGCTTGGCCAATCCATACTATCAAGTTGTTGGAAAAAATGTGGAAGTCTAAGGTTCCGAAAATGGTTCATATTTTTTCTTGGGGATTCTTTATTGATCGCCTTCCTTTAAAAGATCTTTTGCTTCATAGGGGGGTTTCTAATTTCACCTCTCTCGATTGTGTCCTTTGTTCTAACCACCCGGAATCTTCGCTTCATCTCTTCTTTCATTGCAATGTTTCGAAAGCGGTGTGGGGGAAAGTCTACAATTGGTTGGGTGAAGATGTGGAGTTTAATTTGGACGAGTTCAAAAGCTTTGGTAGCATACAAGAGAAGGTGAAGAACCACAATATcagaattaaattaaattctatttggtTAGCTATTATTTGGTGCATTTGGTTGATGAGAAATGCTATCATCTTTGAGAATGCTTCTTTTAGCTTCGAAACGGTAATCTCCAacattatgtttttctcttggagATGGTTAGGTGGTAGTGTTCCTATTTTTAGGACtcatttttatgattggtataaattacctCTAAACTGTTTCAACTCTCTTTAG